ggggagctgggccggctacaggtaagtggcccaggtacgggtctttctctctctcttttataattctgttctgttttatcttttctattttctgcaatttgtttttgatttgatttaaaatatcaaatcattttataaaatcctggaaacagttatgggtgttttctgaattatttcagtgacccctaacaatttccaacatttatttgaacatttaaattatttatagtatttaaatgcccaaagtcaaatacaatatggtttaattcagtgaccaaatatgccctgcaaaaatataaaccatttttggtagatgcttccacctcaaaccagaaatgttgaacatttttagaggacattttgagttcaatgaaaaaggttttattttgaccctagttgaattcatttggtgatagggcttagtcaatccccatctcaggtttaaatgaaatttaaacatgatgtaacactctaatgcatgcactaggcattgtcagaactagggatgtgacaaaaggGTTGGagcccattagctctagaccagatcatatagaagggagagagctagtcttgccctctcctaccatcaggaaacagctcaaggagcaaccatgtaaacactttggccatagtgatcatgcggagaccccgcagagcagcaataggggtattttctctccggagagccccgaagctgggtaagattcgccgacgtgcatgtcttcacctcatcccgtttccaggcaccggcgatgttctactcgcccccatcatgataagccatccgttggcatatgtcgcaccaaacccccgacaactGGCCACGTGGGGCGTTTTCTGTTTAGTGGCCGCTCGATCGGTTTGTTTGGTGGCCGGTCGATCGGTCGGTTTGATGGCCCCTTCTTTTTCTGTTTTGTGGGGGACAGGGGATTTTCCTTTTTAACCGGCCGCTCGGTTGCACTAGTGGGCAGCCAGCCGCCCATTAGACACGTCCATTAATCTATGAGATAGGTGAATCAAAAGGCCCAGTTTTTTTAGCCTTCCTTTTATGATAGAGACGTGGGAAGGCTAAATTAATGCCAGCCTAGGCTTTTCTATGACTTAGATCCCATCAGTCAATTTTACGTTTTAAGTTACGGGCCCATCAGATTAACAGCCGGTTGTTTCTAATTTTTGTGGTAATTTCTAGCTAAATTCTCTTTTTTCTAGATGCATGTACTCATTTCCATCCGGCAAAAAGTGTGAATGGATGCATGTAGGTGGGACCCACCATCATTCATGCATGACATGCATGCAAACAGTTCTACTCGCCGCCAGGCCAAGCGCTGCCACCGCACAATGGATCCTACTTATAAAGAAAAAATGACGGACTCTAAAAACAGAATCAGTCAACGGGCACGTAGCCAGTCCCATAGAAAAAGAAATCCTTCGCTTTGTCGAGTTTATCTGTCTGGAAAATTTTCATTGCCAGTTTTAGATTTTGTGCTCATTTTCTTTTTCTTAAAAGATAATACCAATGCCAGTAATTCATACTTTTTTAGAAAATTACATGCTCTTAATTTTATTCGGTTTTATTTCTTTGAAACTACACATTTTTGAATTTGTTgtcatttttatttcatttttttgttttaaaGTGTAATATCGGTGCCACTAATTGATTCTTACTCAGGGaactttattattttgatttttccaaagtttctgtttcattttttctttaggGGTAATAATAATGGCACTAATTCATTCTTTGTTTGAAAAATTCATTAtttctattttttatttccttttttatttaaGGGTTATACCAATGCCAATAATGAAGTTTCCTTCATTTTTGTGAAAATTctactattatatgcttattcttgcataataTATGAAACGTAATTTTTGTGTAAACCGTGTGCAAATTTTGTCACGGTTTGTCAATAAGGGTTATACCAATGTCTATTTTTACTTTGACCAAACATATAAAAAAAGTCAACATTCACAATATCAAATCAGTAATGTTGGATtgttatgaaatgtagtttcatattgtgttaatattttttaatataaattaaATCAAACTGTATCATGTTTAATTTGACACAAATCTAAAACGCAGAGTATCCCTTTGCTAGGAAAAAGTGATTGACCTCGAATATCAGTCCATTGACATCTAGGCGGTCCCATTTTTCTACCCTCCTATACAAGGCTAGGAGCGGTGTCGTCCCATCATCTCTGTCACCGAGCCAGTAAATGAAGGTGTACTAAATGTGGCCTGTCTAACTTCCATGTCCTGTCTCATCTCACTACCATCAAAGCAGCTGGCTCTCTGCCGTTTCCACTGGCCACTGCAAGGAGAGGCAGCTAGTTTGACCACCGTTCCCCACACTATCTCACCGGGAGTTTCTCGCCGGATCGAGCACCGTCTTCCTGCCGCGCGCGGAGGTGAGCAGGATGGCCTTGCTCAGCGCGTTTTACCTGTCTGTACCATCTTTGTTGAGCGGAAAGATTGATTTGCTGCTTCTTTTCAGTTCACCGGAACCGGATCCGGCGGAGGGAAGCACGGCTGCCATTGCTCGCCGCCGTCTCCCAGGGTAAACCCGTCTCTCATTCCTCGCCAACTTGTTCCCTTGATTGAATCCGGCCGCCGAAACCGCCGGCGCAGCGCTCCGTCTTGGGGAGTTTCTTACGGCTGCCGCTTCTCCTTTCAGGTGACCCGAACCCGATGCGACGGAGCAGGATGCCGGACAGGAGAGGCGCGGCCGTGATCGAcgacctgcccgacgacatcatcTTCGGCAAGATCCTCATCACGCTGCCGCCCAAGGACATCGGGCGCTGCCGCATGGTCCGCACGTCGTGGCGCAGCGCCACATTCACGCCGGAATTCATGGCCGAGTACCGCCGCCGGCAGCCGAGTACCGCCGCGCAGTTTCGTCACCCTCCGTGACGCTGCTGCCGCCGGAGCCACCAGCCAGCAGATCTGGCCCTTCCTCTGCAGTTGCCGTAAATCTTGCTGCGAGATTCGCCTCCATGCCTCCAGCGACGGCTTCCTCATCGTCTAGCGGGGAGACCGGTTCTACATCTGCAACCCGACCACCCGCAAGCACGCTCACCTGCCATTTCCCCGCCCTCCTCTGCCGCGCTCCTCCAGCATCAATCACATCTGCATACACGGCCTCTACCAGCACAAATCAACCAGGAAATACAGGCTGCTCTTGTCCCATATTGACAAGAAAGAAGCCACATTGTACGTCCTCACCGTGGGAGCCAACGAGTCGAGGAGCATCCAAGTCGTCATGCCAACACTGCCTTCGCCTTCCCCGGAACAAACGCGCTCCTTACTCTGTGCGCTATGCCGGTCCTCACCAGTCCACTACCGTGGCAATCTGCACTGGTTTTTGTACAAGTCCAATCTTCCTGGCAGCAGCAGCACCGGAGACATTATTGTGTTCGACACAGAAGCCGAGTCATTCCGCTGGATGAGAAACCCTGCCCACAACAGCATCATGAACAGGTTGTTTGACATGGAGGGCACGCCTGCTTTTCTAGGCACGTCGGCTCATCTcaacaccgccaccaccgccatggATGTTTGGGTGATGCAGGACTACGAGGCTGAAACCTGGGCCTTCAGGTACCGGATCGACGTGTCGATGATAGAGGCGTCACGGCTGCTTGATTCAGCTTCTCCCAAAGAGACAAGCAAAAGGAATCTACCACTTGATTCAACAATGAGATTTCTCAGTGGGATGACTCCGCTTAATGAGCGCGAGCTGCTGGTCAGCTTTAATGATAAACATGTCTTGCGTTGCGACACTGACGGCAAGTTCTTAGGGCTGGTGACCATTGGTAAGAAACAGTATTGTATGGAGCTTACCGACCATCGCCTCCAAGAGAGCATTATGCCGGTTCCGTCCAGTGAGATGCAAGGAGAAGATGAGGATTTTCCATTCTCCACAGAGCATGACTTCTGAAGATAGTTCGGGGTTTCTTTCTGGTTTGTTTTGCCCTTGGAGCATCTACCTATCCTGTATGAGTCATGCCTTCTGTTCTTAGCTCTTCGTAAGTATTATTAGTACTGCTGCTAGAACATGTTATTTGGGATGGTCCCAGTAGCACCTATGCTATCATCAGTTGCCGCCTATTATGATGCCTTGAACACTGTTATAATGTGCTGAACAAGAGTATCTATCTATGCTATTATATATATCTCTACTGTTTGTGCCCAACATTTACTTTCAGTTTGCAGTGTTAAGAAGCACGAACCGCATTGTCATTAAAATAAGAGATTCAGACTTGGACTCTTGCTCATGCTCCTCTTTGAGAAAAACGCTCTTGTCAGACAAATGGCATTTTTAGTTTTTGAAATGGTTAGTCTGGATCTTTCCTTCCACAGCTCATAGGCTATGTTTGCTGATCAATATATTATACCACCTAGTGGTTCTGCTCTTTTGTTTTGAGACCATTCTTGCCAGGTTGTTACTTAATTGGCACCAGGTTGTTACTTAATTGTTTTGAGACCATTATAGCTCTGTGTGTTTGTTACTTAATTGGCACCAATTTGTGTCTGGTTGTTAATTCAGTTTGGCCACCAATTTGTGTCTGCTCCTGCTTATTTTGTTGTGTCAGGCATGCGTGCATTGTGTAGCTGTTGCTTAATTAGCACCCATTTGTTTTGCCTGGTTATTTACTTCAGTGTGGTCATTGTTGAAATTTTGGGCAACCAATTTGGTCCCTTGACTTCGGTCATTTCTCCTGTCTTTGTTATGTGCTGCTTTCATGTTTAGGATCTGGTGCTTTTCGGGTAGAAACACGTTATGTGCTCTCTTGGATCAAGTTCAGTGTGCTGGTTGTCCGGTTCATCTCCGTCTAGATAAAGATTTGTAGCTTACATGCTGACAATGTTACCCGGTTTAAATATACTTTCATGTGGTTCATGTCTGAGATTGCATGGAAAATCCATCCACTTCAGTGCTGTTTGTGTAATTTTTCCCGTGTGGACCAATCAAGCATACCAGTGAAATTCAGTACTTTCCCTCAAAAAGCGCTTCATCATGGGTTGGCTTTGAGAATAAGACTGTGGTTCAAAATCAAACTTTTCTTGGGGAATATATCACAGTGCAAGTTTGTGCATTCCCCATTGCTTCTATCCTAAAAATATTGGAAGCCTGTTGTATTTTCTACCCAAGCACACTCCCGGATTTAGTAAGCACTGAAATTTGTCGTGCATGTCTGCTTCTTCTAAAAGAGAAAAAAATATGATATCTTCCCAACATGAAAAATGCTGGTAGAAACTGACTACGCGCTTTTGTATTTGCAATTTAGTTCTTGACAAAACGATCGGCTTCTGAAGGAAGGAATCTTTTATCTGTTGCTGTTCCATGTATTTCTTGCGGCATTACCAAATTTTGGATAAAAACCAATTGATAGCCAGTTTTTTCATGCTTGCCTGAATTTTAGCTTCTCGAGAGTTGGTTTTAAAACAAACCATACTATTGTAAGATATGTTTCATATTCTTTTTCTTAGCTCTTCGTTTTTATTAGCACTACTACCAGAACATGTAGTTTTGGATGCTTGCGGTGGCACTTCCGGCATATAGCATTTTTGGGTGGCATATATAACATATTATATGATCAAACGATGATTTATTTATTGGTACGTATATAAGCAATTTTGTCATGATATAAATTGAATGCAACTAGGTAGGTCCAGTTGCAAGAAAGGGAACCAAATCTGCTCATAAACAAACCCGGCAAATTAAGCTCAAGAGATTGAGTTACTAAAGCTAAGGGCACAGTAACTTTATCTGTTCCTGGAATTCTGGTGTGACACTTCCACAAGTCGGTATAGATTAACAATTGCATTGCACTAGTGGCACGACAGAGCTAATTTCGGTTGACTACAGACACGAAGCACACACATGGTTTTGCATCAGTTTCGGCTGACACAAACACAACATTCTACATAAGCAAAAGATGTGAAGCAGTTTACCATGGGCGCATCATCATAGTAGACCAACATATGCATTTAGCCTATGGCCAGCCCTTGACTAAGCGCCCTACCGATTGGCCTGAAATAGAGCTGAATTCAGTCAGTATGTCCGTCAGTCTCGCGAGGATATTCAGTAGGCATAGAAgttcccaaaaggcatagatagaGCTTTTTTGCTGTCTTCTGTGAGGATATTGGAAAAAGAATTTATCTGTACACATCAGCTTGGTACACATCAGATAGCCCAtgcatgtatcttgtttcccttgaATCTCTTGTTGTATTGTGACATTTGATGAACACAAAATGATCAAACAATTTATCTGTCAAAGTACAATGAGCATGGATTTGTTTCAGGAAGACGAAATGATCTTGGAATAAGAATTGTTTATGCCCAGACCCAAAGATATGTACATACAGTGCACTGGACTGTATCAATACAATGACCACGACTGAACTTGGCGGTAATAAAGCTTTAGAAAAGAAGGGATTTGGCAGTTACTCATATCATCCTGAAACCACCAATGCACCTCAATTATGCAAAGCTTCGGAGAAAATTAAACTTACATAAAGGGAAGAAAGAAAGTGGCACCTGACCGAGCAACAGGCCACCCAATCTGCCGGCGGGCACACACCAGATGAGAAGATCGACATGCGGGTCACGAAGAAAATGACCACCTATCAGAGATACACAGAGGGGAACAAAATGAAGCCACCGcttaaaacatactccctccgttccaaaatagacgaCTCAACTTTGTACTTAAGTTAGTACAGAGTTGAGTCAtcaattttggaacggaggaagtatgaaCCGTGCTCACGCAGCCGCACACAACCACATGCAATGCCCAAGGAAGGACCACCTGTCAGCGAGGTAATCCTGCGACACTGTGCGCCAGATCGAGAGGAAGGACCACATGGCACTGAGAACAGATTGCATCGGCCATTAGCAGGACAACAGTCAACGACAGCTCGGACTGGAAATGGCCTGAGAACGCCCGTATCCACCAGGTTTGAGACTTTATCTTGACTTCGGAAGCCAGTCCAGAACAATTGTCTGTGAGTAGTTGTTTCGAAACAGTGGTGCCATTGCTGGTCTATGAGTTCATATCTAATGGAACACTCTAGGTCCTTGACACACTTAAGCGAGTGCTAAGTGCTTGCTTTCATGGGATGATCACGTTAGAATTGCCGTAGAAACTGCGACTGCTCCTGCTTATCTCCACTTAGGCGCTACAATGCCAATTTCCCATAGGGATGTCAAATCAGCCAATATATTGTTAGATGATAATTTTCTACAAAGGTGTCTAACTTGGGTGCTTTAAGATCTGTATCACTCTAACATACTCCTGTGGCGACAATTGTACATGCATGGTAGGGTTGGTTACTTAAACAATGAGTATGGACTGACCGGGAGGAGTGATGCGTTTATAGTTTGGAGTTATGCTTGTGGAGCTTCTCATTAGAAACAAACCAGTTTTCATTAATTAATGACCTAAAATAAAACATAACTCGGCTCATTATTTCATGGAAGCACTTCATCGGGGAGTTCTCATGGAAATTATGGATTCTCAAGTTGTGGAAGAAGCAAATCTCAAAGAAACTGATGATATCGCATCAATAGCAGAATCATGCTTGAGAACCGAAGGAGGAGAGGCCAACCATGAAAGAGATGTAAATTGTTCATACTTCTATGATGAACAATTTCTTCCGCTTTCATGGTTAGCCTCTCGTAGTATGGTTTTCAAGTATGATTATGCTATTGATGCAATACCATCAGTTCCTTCAGCAGCTGCTTCTTGCACGACTTGAGAATCCCTAATTCCCATGAGACTTCCTTGATGTGGTGGTTCCAGATAGTAATGAGATAAGTTCTATTCGGTACCGGGGTCATTAATGAAATCAGCTTCTATCTAATAAGAAGCTTCACACGCATAACTACAAACATGACTCTTCTCAGTAGCGGGGTAGAACTCCGGGTCTAAGTATGCAAGTAACCAAATGTACGTGCGGGAGTCTGATCGAGTGATACAGACCTTGAATCACTAAACTCAGACACCTTTGAGGTAAAATTTTCATCTAGCGGTATATTAGTTGATCTGACATCTGTATGAAAATTGACACTAGCAGGTAACTAGAGATGATTAAACAGGAGCACCCGCAGCTTAGACCGCAATCCTAACGTGATCATCCCATGAAAAGCAAGCATCTAGTAACACTTACGGCGCTGTGTGTAGAAGGAGAACGGACGTTTGGCTCCCGGGAGCCATGGAGGCCTTTTTTTGAAAAcaaatcaaaattcaaactttttggtttcaaaaaaatctgaaaaaaattgtgCAAGTAAACAAGTATGTTATGCCTATTTGTGTAAAATTTCAGAATGAAAAATGTTGAAATGTGAactatacaaaaaagacaaatttctggtcCGGGAGGATGAATAGTGTCATGTGTTAAAAAgcctcagatttgtcttttttgcacagccctcatttcaacttattttgccctgaaaatttacacacgtgTGTGTTAGGCCttcatatatatgtgtgtgttttttcagaattttttgaaatgtagaaaatataaaattcaacaaaattcaaatttttcaaaaccgagctccatggagctcggcctccaaagacAATATTCGGTGTAGAAGGCCATATAAGTTTTCCACCAGAACTGAATAATTCATGCACCAGCAAAAGCGCCACTGCTTCCGTGTTCTTCAGACAGAATCCAAAATTTTGAGTTTTAGCCGATGATCAAGGCGCCGAGATCCACTGATTATCAGTTGTCAGCCCATGCAGGTTTGCAGCATGTATGGAAGATCACACAAGAAATTCTCGAGTTCCACTGACCTCTCGCCGGAAGCGCCGCCTTCTGCCGATCCGGGCCCCCCGGGGCTAGATCGGGCGACCCAGGGCCCATACGTGGCCGCCCCGGCGTCGGTCGGTGGTGCACGGTCGAACTCCACCACGAGGTGTCACGGTGGCCGGGAGGATGAGGCTTCGGggaagaggagctcgagagggggaGGAATGGGGCGAGGGGATCCGCGGGGGAGGCGAGAAGAAATAGCGCCATGGGAGGAGAGCTCGTGGGAGACAAAAAGTGGACAACGTGCGGAGGAGAGTGATCCAAGGAGCGTTTCTCCCACGGGTCGTCGCCATCGCCAGTCATCGAGCACCACCCACCACCACCGGTGGCCAGCCAAGCCATGACGTTATCCCCTCACACACTCCGCCCTCCCCTCCCactcccgctcccgctcccgccAACTTCaaaccgccgccaccaccgcccgccgccgcctccctcccgctCCCGCCCCCGCGCAGTCCGCCGCAGCGAACTCCTCGCCGGGGACGGCATGGCGTCGCACGGCTCGCACCCCACGCTGCTCGAGCACATGGGCCGGACCGGCGCGCCCGCCGAcctcgccgtcctcgtcgcccACATCCAGGCCGCCTGCAAGCGCATCGCCGCGCTCGTCGCGTCCCCCGGCAACGCCGACCTCTCGCGGGCCAAGCCGGCCGCTGCCGGTGCCGCGTCCGCGGCCGGGCGCGACGCGCCCAAGCCGCTCGACGAATTGTCGGTGCGTGCTGCTTCCACAAGCTGTTTGATTTTGGTGTCGTACTGAGGTTGATTCTGAACGAGTGAACTGCTGTAGCTGCCAGTAGATTTTGGGATTCTGAACTGGCGAGCTGAATTCTGTAGAGTTTGGATTGTGGACATATGCACTGTGAAATGCTTTAGCTACGAGTAGATTTTTCTACATTCACAAATTTCTGCTCCTAGATTAGTTTACTTCATTTCAAAACTGTACCTCGTCTCAAGAATGACCGTCAGTTTCCACCATAATTTCACTGTTTTTTATTACTGTATCTGAGTATCTCCAATGGAACATATGCATCTTGCCATGAATAACAGCAGTAGATTCAAGTAACCTGAATACTAACTTCATTCTAAATTCAGAACGAGATCATCCTGTCGTCGCTCCAGAGCTCCGGAAAAGTTGCGGTGGTGGCGTCTGAAGAAAACGATCTCCCCGTTTGGTTGTGCGACGATGGTCCCTATGTTGTTGTCACCGACCCGCTTGATGGTTCTCGCAACATCGAGGTGTCGATCCCCACTGGAACGATATTTGGAATATATGATAGGCTGGTGGAACTCGACCAGCTTCCCGTGGAGGAGAAAGCTCAGCTCAATTCGCTGCAGAGCGGTTCTCGCTTGGTCGCTGCTGGATACGTCCTGTATTCATCTGCCACCATTTTCTGCATCAGTTTCGGTGCAGGAACCCATGGCTTCACGTTGGATAGATCGACAGGAGAATTTGTTCTGACGCATCCTTCCATGCAAATACCCCCCAGAGGTAAGTAAGATGCATATGTATATCAGTATTTCTCGCAATAGGAAAATATGTATATCGGTATTTATTAGTTTTCTGATCATCTTACTTATCAAATCTTGATTGGTTCTTTTTACCTAGTTCCAGTTTCACCGGTACTACAAGCTTTAGCAAATCAGACTTCTGAATTTATAGTGCTCAATGGGCATCAACACGACTACACGAGTAACTTTAGAAGATAGTATTATAGGATAATTTTTCTTATCTGAAATCTGAAATTGTTCCTTCTGCGACTTCAGCTATCCAGTATCCCTGTAACTTTAGAAGAATGCATGGTCTGACAGTTACTTCTATATTCCTCTCAAAATCTGTAATTGGACACAATGTCAggacagatatattcagtgaatgATGCGCGGTATTTCGACTGGCCAGAGGGCCTGAAGAAGTACATCGACACGATCAGACAAGGCAAGGGGCAGCATCCCAAGAAGTACTCTGCTCGGTACGTGTGCTCGCTGGTCGCTGACTTTCATCGGACGATCATATACGGTGGAGTCGCAATGAACCCGAGGGATCACCTTCGGTTGGTTTACGAGGCAAATCCTCTCAGTTTCCTTGCCGAGCAGGCAGGGGGGCGAGGCTCAGATGGCAAAACCAGAATCCTGTCCATTCAGCCTGTGAAGCTGCACCAGAGGCTGCCATTGTTCCTGGGGAGAATGGAGGACATGCTTGAGCTAGAAAGCTACGGAGATGTCCAGCAGAAGGTCAATCCTGGATACGATGTCTAATGTTAAGCATGAGGTGATAGCTTCAGGTATTGTAATGAGGTAACAGATGTATATGGCAAAATCTACATTTGCAAGCACAGTATTGTCTCTGTATTTTATTTTGTTGCCTTCTTGCCTAGGCAATTGCAGAGTACTGCACAGTGGAGGTCAGAAGAATTTGATGTAGTTCACTGTGAAAACAAAATATGCAATATGGCTTTTTTTTTGTAACGCCCATACATTTTACTCTCGGGAATATATAACTTACGAGCGACCAATGTTAAATATTTAAGGCAATTTTTCTGGCAACCCTTGCATTAGCAGATCCATGTAAGCTGTAGTAATAACCAATTTTTATGCAGCAACTGAACTTATTCATCAAACACTAGTGCTGAAAGCCCAAAACTGCAAAAATGGAAGGTTATAACAAAGGACACATGAATAAACCCTGCAGATGACCAAAATACATTCCACTCTTCTATCTCTAAGCATGTTCCCATATGAGGAATTGTGACATACAGGCATACAGCCAACATCATTGGCCCTGGCCATACAGGTCACAGTACCACAGCACACAGTGACCATTGGAAGCCAAGAATGACACCTTAGATCAGCGACAGGGAGGCAAACGACAGATTGATCCCTCACATCTATCCATACACTCTATAAACATCTCTGGAAAGCGGGAGGATCACAATGAAGATAGTCACGATGTACAAAAAGATGCCGAATCTGTCCAAAGTCGGCTAAAAAGATCACTGCTCCAACGCAAGCTGCTTGTGCTTGTCCAGATCATTGAGGTAACTCGTGCGAGTGTAGTCCTCTGAATCACAGGAGTCGAACATTGGGGGCTTTGTGGGTCTAGGCTTTCCCATCAGTTCGAGTGATTCCCTATCTCCCTTCATGAAACGGACCACCTGCAACCAAAGGCATCACTTCGTCAGTTTACAGAACTCATTTTGCACTTGAGGCGACAGGGACACCCAAATCACTCACCGATTTCATGCTAGGCCGCAAGTTTGCGCTGTGGTGGATGCACATGGACGCCACTGCCAGGGTGAGTGCCATCTCTTCTGGGTCATATCCAACATCAAGAGAAGGATCCACCAGCCCCTTCATGTTGTTCGACTCGAGCAGCGGTTTTGCCTTTGAAATG
The sequence above is drawn from the Triticum aestivum cultivar Chinese Spring chromosome 7A, IWGSC CS RefSeq v2.1, whole genome shotgun sequence genome and encodes:
- the LOC123149264 gene encoding uncharacterized protein; the protein is MSCLISLPSKQLALCRFHWPLQGEAASLTTVPHTISPGVSRRIEHRLPAARGVHRNRIRRREARLPLLAAVSQGDPNPMRRSRMPDRRGAAVIDDLPDDIIFGKILITLPPKDIGRCRMVRTSWRSATFTPEFMAEYRRRQPSTAAQFRHPP
- the LOC123149262 gene encoding fructose-1,6-bisphosphatase, chloroplastic, whose amino-acid sequence is MTLSPHTLRPPLPLPLPLPPTSNRRHHRPPPPPSRSRPRAVRRSELLAGDGMASHGSHPTLLEHMGRTGAPADLAVLVAHIQAACKRIAALVASPGNADLSRAKPAAAGAASAAGRDAPKPLDELSNEIILSSLQSSGKVAVVASEENDLPVWLCDDGPYVVVTDPLDGSRNIEVSIPTGTIFGIYDRLVELDQLPVEEKAQLNSLQSGSRLVAAGYVLYSSATIFCISFGAGTHGFTLDRSTGEFVLTHPSMQIPPRGQIYSVNDARYFDWPEGLKKYIDTIRQGKGQHPKKYSARYVCSLVADFHRTIIYGGVAMNPRDHLRLVYEANPLSFLAEQAGGRGSDGKTRILSIQPVKLHQRLPLFLGRMEDMLELESYGDVQQKVNPGYDV